One Agrobacterium vaccinii DNA window includes the following coding sequences:
- a CDS encoding extensin family protein, translating to MYYRLMITAASMLLIAASEPPQDVPVPQPKPEQQDKAATTPAPDVKKDEKPVEPPAENTVPKPEEKPETAPKPDEPKAKADEEKKQQEPAREPVKEENPEELKACLAELTQLGAQFKELPPIKGEEDGCGIASPIELSTVIPGIKLEPEGTMRCEAALALSRWAKNVVVPTAKIALPGKNVTAFGNASTYICRNRNSAETGKISEHAKGSAVDIATMTFDKGEPLVMKPRGEDGTMEGAFQRTITTAACLFFRTVLSPGSDATHQDHLHLDVLERKGGYLYCR from the coding sequence ATGTATTATCGTCTCATGATAACAGCAGCCAGCATGCTGCTGATCGCCGCCTCCGAACCGCCGCAGGACGTGCCGGTTCCACAGCCCAAACCCGAGCAGCAAGACAAGGCAGCCACCACACCCGCGCCCGACGTGAAGAAAGACGAAAAACCAGTCGAGCCGCCAGCGGAAAACACCGTGCCGAAGCCCGAGGAAAAGCCTGAAACCGCGCCCAAACCGGATGAGCCCAAAGCCAAAGCGGACGAGGAGAAGAAGCAACAGGAGCCTGCTCGCGAACCGGTCAAGGAAGAAAACCCGGAAGAACTGAAAGCCTGCCTCGCGGAGCTGACGCAGTTGGGCGCGCAGTTCAAGGAACTTCCGCCCATCAAAGGCGAGGAAGACGGTTGCGGCATCGCCTCACCCATCGAGCTTTCGACCGTCATCCCCGGCATAAAACTGGAACCCGAAGGCACCATGCGATGTGAAGCAGCCCTTGCACTCTCGCGCTGGGCCAAGAACGTGGTGGTGCCGACGGCAAAAATCGCGCTTCCGGGCAAAAACGTCACCGCCTTCGGCAACGCCTCCACCTACATCTGCCGCAATCGCAACAGCGCGGAAACCGGCAAGATTTCCGAGCACGCCAAAGGCAGCGCCGTCGACATCGCCACCATGACCTTCGACAAGGGCGAACCGCTGGTCATGAAACCGCGCGGCGAAGACGGCACGATGGAAGGTGCCTTCCAACGCACCATCACCACCGCCGCCTGCCTCTTCTTCCGCACAGTCCTCTCCCCCGGCAGCGACGCCACCCACCAGGACCACCTTCATCTGGATGTGCTGGAGCGAAAGGGCGGGTATTTGTATTGCCGGTAA
- a CDS encoding anthranilate synthase: MVTITQDDGSEIYETKGGIKVTRQRRAADYASSIDSYVEGLDSRRGAVFSSNYEYPGRYTRWDTAIIDPPLGISCFGRTMWIEAYNGRGEVLLSFIADKLKATPDLTLGASTARRLDLVVNEPDRVFTEEERSKIPTVFTALRAVVDLFYSSADAAIGLFGAFGYDLAFQFDAIKLSLERPEDQRDMVLFLPDEILVVDHHSAKAWIDRYDFEKDGVTTHGKAEEIAPEPFKMTDTIPPRGDHQPGEYSELVVKAKESFRRGDLFEVVPGQKFLERCDSNPSAISRRLKAINPSPYSFFINLGHQEYLVGASPEMFVRVSGRRIETCPISGTIKRGEDPIADSEQILKLLNSKKDESELTMCSDVDRNDKSRVCEPGSVKVIGRRQIEMYSRLIHTVDHIEGRLRDDMDAFDGFLSHAWAVTVTGAPKLWAMRFIEGHEKSSRMWYGGAIGMVGFNGDMNTGMTLRTIRIKDGIAEVRAGATLLNDSNPQEEEAETELKASAMITAIRDAKGQNSAATQRDSAKVGTGVKILLVDHEDSFVHTLANYFRQTGATVSTVRSPVAAEVFDRFQPDLVVLSPGPGNPSDFDCKATIKAARSRDLPIFGVCLGLQALAEAYGGELRQLAVPMHGKPSRIRVLEPGLVFSGLGKEVTVGRYHSIFADPATLPRDFMITAESDDGTIMGIEHTKEPVAAVQFHPESIMTLGGDAGMRMIENVVTHLVRKAKVKAA; the protein is encoded by the coding sequence ATGGTAACAATTACTCAGGATGACGGGTCCGAAATCTACGAGACCAAGGGCGGCATTAAGGTCACACGCCAGCGCCGCGCGGCGGATTACGCAAGTTCGATCGACAGCTATGTGGAAGGTCTGGATTCCCGCCGCGGCGCGGTGTTTTCCTCCAATTATGAATATCCGGGCCGCTATACGCGGTGGGATACCGCCATCATCGATCCGCCGCTCGGCATTTCCTGCTTTGGCCGCACCATGTGGATCGAAGCCTATAATGGCCGTGGCGAGGTGCTGCTTTCCTTCATCGCTGACAAGCTGAAGGCCACACCGGACCTGACGCTAGGTGCCTCCACCGCGCGCCGTCTGGACCTCGTCGTCAACGAGCCTGACCGGGTTTTCACCGAGGAAGAGCGCTCCAAAATCCCGACGGTCTTTACTGCCCTCCGTGCCGTCGTTGATCTGTTTTACTCCAGCGCAGATGCGGCTATCGGCTTGTTCGGTGCATTCGGTTACGATCTGGCCTTCCAGTTCGACGCCATCAAGCTGTCGCTGGAACGCCCCGAAGATCAGCGTGATATGGTTCTGTTCCTGCCCGACGAAATCCTCGTCGTCGATCACCACTCCGCAAAGGCGTGGATCGACCGTTACGACTTCGAAAAGGATGGCGTCACGACCCATGGCAAGGCGGAAGAGATTGCGCCGGAGCCTTTCAAGATGACCGATACCATTCCGCCGCGTGGCGATCACCAGCCAGGGGAATATTCCGAACTCGTCGTCAAAGCCAAGGAAAGCTTCCGTCGGGGCGATCTGTTCGAAGTCGTGCCCGGCCAGAAGTTCTTGGAGCGTTGTGATAGCAATCCATCGGCCATTTCGCGCAGGTTGAAAGCCATCAATCCGTCGCCTTACTCCTTCTTCATCAATCTTGGCCATCAGGAATATCTGGTGGGTGCATCGCCTGAGATGTTCGTGCGCGTCTCGGGTCGCCGCATCGAGACCTGCCCGATTTCCGGCACCATCAAGCGCGGCGAAGACCCCATTGCCGATAGCGAACAGATCCTCAAGCTGTTGAATTCCAAAAAGGACGAGTCCGAACTGACCATGTGTTCGGATGTGGATCGCAACGACAAGAGCCGCGTGTGCGAACCCGGCTCGGTGAAAGTCATCGGTCGCCGCCAGATCGAGATGTATTCGCGCCTCATCCACACGGTGGACCATATCGAAGGTCGCCTGCGCGACGACATGGATGCGTTCGACGGCTTCCTGTCCCATGCATGGGCGGTGACCGTGACCGGTGCGCCGAAGCTGTGGGCCATGCGCTTCATCGAAGGCCATGAAAAGAGTTCCCGCATGTGGTACGGTGGTGCCATCGGCATGGTCGGTTTCAATGGCGATATGAACACCGGCATGACGCTGCGCACCATTCGCATCAAGGATGGTATTGCCGAAGTCAGGGCAGGGGCCACGCTGCTGAACGACTCCAATCCGCAGGAAGAAGAAGCCGAGACAGAACTGAAGGCCTCCGCCATGATTACAGCCATCCGTGACGCCAAGGGCCAGAACTCCGCAGCAACCCAGCGGGATTCGGCCAAGGTCGGCACCGGCGTTAAAATTCTGCTGGTCGATCACGAAGACAGCTTTGTGCATACGCTCGCCAACTATTTCCGCCAGACGGGTGCGACCGTTTCCACGGTGCGTTCGCCGGTGGCCGCCGAAGTGTTTGACCGCTTTCAGCCAGACCTCGTCGTTCTTTCCCCCGGCCCCGGCAACCCCAGCGATTTTGATTGTAAGGCAACCATCAAGGCCGCCCGCTCGCGCGATCTGCCTATCTTCGGCGTCTGCCTCGGGCTTCAGGCGCTGGCGGAAGCCTACGGCGGTGAGTTGCGGCAGCTTGCAGTGCCGATGCACGGCAAGCCTTCGCGCATCCGCGTACTGGAACCCGGCCTCGTGTTCTCCGGCCTTGGCAAGGAGGTCACGGTGGGTCGTTACCACTCCATCTTCGCCGATCCGGCCACGCTTCCGCGCGATTTCATGATCACGGCGGAAAGTGATGACGGCACCATCATGGGCATCGAACACACGAAAGAGCCAGTCGCCGCAGTGCAGTTCCACCCGGAATCGATCATGACGCTGGGCGGCGATGCAGGTATGCGGATGATCGAGAATGTGGTGACGCATCTGGTGCGCAAGGCAAAGGTCAAGGCGGCCTGA